In Methanothermococcus thermolithotrophicus DSM 2095, one DNA window encodes the following:
- the lysS gene encoding lysine--tRNA ligase, giving the protein MHWADGISEKIVNKRETEKYVVSSGITPSGHIHIGNARETLTADAIYKGLVSKGVNAELIFVADTYDPLRKVYPFLPEEYEKYIGMPLSEIPCPEGCCESYAEHFLKPFLDSLEDLGINLTTYRADKCYKDGLYDEKIILALENRDKIKEILDKYRKEPLPENWYPLNVICEECGKQSSTKVIEYDSENQTVTYECSCGFKNTVKPFKGRAKLPWRVDWPARWSIFNVVAEPMGKDHAASGGSYDTGLKIAREIYNYRAPEKIVYEWIQLKIGDKAVPMSSSSGVVFAVKDWMKVCHPEVLRFLLLRSKPTKHIDFDLKAISNLVDDYDELERNYFALKDKAEKEELNENEKDKIRLYELITPNIPEKLPLQVPYRFCSIIAQIAYDMESKEINMERVMDILRRNNYDLESVDEYDLERLKTRLSMSRNWALTYGEKLEIIDINKAKEIYEELNEKQKEWIKTFGEKLKDVEFDAITLHELIYNSAKDLELNPKEAFQASYKIILGKKYGPKLGSFLASLNKDFVVDRYCLSR; this is encoded by the coding sequence TTGCATTGGGCTGATGGTATATCTGAAAAAATAGTGAATAAAAGAGAAACAGAAAAATACGTGGTTTCAAGCGGTATTACTCCATCAGGACACATCCACATAGGTAACGCAAGGGAAACACTAACTGCGGATGCCATATACAAAGGATTAGTTAGTAAAGGGGTTAATGCTGAACTTATTTTTGTTGCAGATACCTACGACCCACTTAGAAAGGTGTATCCATTTCTACCAGAGGAATATGAAAAATACATAGGAATGCCACTTAGTGAGATTCCATGTCCAGAGGGTTGCTGTGAAAGTTATGCAGAGCATTTTTTAAAGCCATTTTTGGACAGTTTGGAAGATTTGGGTATAAACTTAACAACCTACAGAGCAGACAAGTGCTATAAAGATGGATTATATGATGAAAAAATAATTTTGGCACTTGAAAACAGGGACAAAATCAAGGAAATACTGGACAAATATAGAAAGGAACCATTACCTGAAAACTGGTACCCTTTGAATGTTATTTGTGAAGAATGTGGAAAACAGAGCTCCACAAAAGTTATAGAATACGACAGTGAAAATCAAACTGTAACCTATGAATGTTCATGTGGTTTCAAAAACACTGTAAAACCATTTAAAGGAAGGGCAAAACTACCGTGGAGAGTTGACTGGCCTGCTAGATGGAGCATATTCAATGTTGTTGCTGAACCTATGGGTAAAGACCATGCCGCTTCAGGTGGTTCATACGACACAGGATTAAAGATAGCTAGGGAAATTTACAACTACCGAGCTCCAGAAAAAATAGTTTATGAATGGATACAGTTGAAGATTGGGGATAAGGCAGTTCCAATGTCATCTTCATCAGGTGTGGTATTTGCAGTTAAAGACTGGATGAAAGTATGCCATCCAGAAGTATTGAGATTCTTACTATTGAGAAGTAAGCCTACAAAACATATAGACTTTGATTTAAAGGCTATTTCAAACTTGGTGGATGACTACGACGAACTTGAAAGAAATTACTTTGCATTAAAAGATAAAGCGGAAAAAGAAGAATTAAATGAAAATGAAAAGGATAAAATTAGGCTTTACGAACTTATAACACCTAATATACCTGAGAAGTTACCTTTGCAGGTGCCTTATAGATTCTGTTCAATAATAGCCCAGATAGCCTACGATATGGAATCAAAAGAAATTAACATGGAAAGAGTAATGGATATACTCAGAAGAAACAATTACGATTTAGAATCAGTTGATGAATACGACCTAGAAAGATTAAAAACAAGGCTTTCAATGTCTAGAAACTGGGCTTTAACCTATGGAGAAAAGTTGGAAATAATAGACATAAATAAGGCAAAGGAAATATACGAAGAACTAAATGAAAAACAGAAGGAATGGATTAAAACATTTGGCGAAAAATTAAAGGATGTTGAATTCGATGCAATAACTCTCCATGAACTGATATACAACAGTGCAAAGGATTTGGAATTAAATCCAAAAGAAGCATTCCAAGCATCCTACAAGATAATACTTGGAAAAAAATACGGCCCTAAATTAGGAAGTTTCCTTGCTTCATTAAACAAAGACTTTGTTGTAGATAGGTATTGTCTTTCTAGATAA